The Asticcacaulis excentricus CB 48 genome includes a window with the following:
- a CDS encoding flagellin, which yields MPNMSINTNAGAMIALQNLNKTNNELQTAQTRINTGLKVASAKDNGAVYAIATRQRSDVSSLGAVTESLDRAKSAVDVALSAGESVADMLTQMKEKALAASDTSLTTVSRQALNEDFKALRDQISKTVNNATFNGVNLIKNGASAIAPLANADGSSKLTVAAQDLSLTGSTITLSAGSAFTSAAQAKTIADAVDVSIANVSAALGRLGTSSKSLDAHAQFVSKLVDSMESGIGNLVDADLAKESAKLQALQTKQQLGVQALSIANQAPGVVTRLFQ from the coding sequence GATCAATACCAATGCGGGTGCGATGATCGCCCTGCAAAACCTGAACAAAACCAACAACGAACTGCAAACCGCGCAAACCCGCATCAATACTGGGTTGAAGGTTGCGAGCGCTAAGGATAATGGGGCGGTTTACGCCATCGCCACCCGCCAGCGCTCGGATGTGTCTTCCCTTGGTGCGGTGACGGAGTCGCTTGATCGGGCTAAATCGGCTGTCGATGTAGCGCTCTCCGCCGGCGAAAGCGTTGCGGATATGTTGACCCAGATGAAGGAGAAGGCACTCGCGGCTTCGGATACGTCCCTGACCACGGTCAGTCGTCAGGCGTTGAACGAAGATTTCAAAGCGCTGCGCGATCAGATTTCGAAAACGGTGAACAATGCGACGTTCAACGGAGTCAATCTTATCAAGAATGGCGCTTCAGCGATTGCTCCCCTGGCCAATGCGGACGGCTCGTCAAAGCTGACCGTGGCGGCGCAGGATCTCAGCCTGACGGGTAGCACGATCACGCTTTCGGCGGGTTCGGCCTTTACCTCGGCGGCACAAGCAAAGACCATTGCTGATGCCGTGGATGTGTCGATCGCCAATGTCTCTGCGGCGCTCGGCCGTCTTGGGACGTCGTCGAAATCGCTGGATGCGCATGCGCAGTTTGTTTCGAAGTTGGTGGACTCGATGGAATCGGGGATCGGCAACCTTGTGGATGCCGATCTGGCCAAGGAAAGTGCGAAGCTTCAGGCCTTGCAAACCAAGCAGCAGCTGGGTGTGCAGGCCTTATCTATCGCCAATCAGGCTCCGGGTGTCGTTACCCGGC